Proteins encoded by one window of Clostridium bornimense:
- a CDS encoding motility associated factor glycosyltransferase family protein: MEKYEKMQAVEEKSKDGKKVIKIISDNRELYVGSKYNVQRDIDNFIKKIEEQKSTKKLIIFGLAAGEHIKEVIRRNFSDIDILIVEPCESIVELMNKDHDFINILKNNNIKIVHFNKKEIYKELNAFFSERDINGVVVQVYANYSSIFRKEIDEFYEVYKSLLLDKNVQKNTRLEFGKTWFNSLMSGLKFFATEHFVSDYKDKYKNIPAIIVSAGPSLSKNIKELQKVDSNFLILPGGRTVKHLMDIGVKPSFLTIVDPGEISYTLVEDVIEKIDTPLVCYEGTNKKVLEKHKGEKILFTQQEELNRVLNKDIGNLSSGGSVAHISTMFALKMGCNPIIFIGQDCAYTGDKLHADEVYHNGEYVGKIKVDIGDSYVPSVDGGLVRTSIVLDGFRRYMETIVYENKDIVFINATEGGARIEGTIEMPLKDVLCKYGKNKINNNIELEDVDVKERKDKIKKFLREYISNFNIIIDNCNKGIVLLEEFYNNVKLGKKIDKDIKKLNLIDKVLEETCSKVEFINDVIYPITYQLANNEDYIINSNEEETIRVEKYYNRNSFLYTELRKIIKESIKVVEKALKELEGDK, translated from the coding sequence ATGGAAAAATATGAAAAAATGCAAGCTGTAGAAGAAAAAAGTAAAGATGGAAAAAAGGTAATAAAGATAATAAGTGATAACAGAGAGCTTTATGTTGGATCTAAATATAATGTTCAAAGAGATATAGATAATTTTATAAAAAAGATAGAAGAACAAAAAAGTACAAAAAAACTTATTATTTTTGGATTAGCTGCAGGAGAACATATAAAAGAAGTAATTAGAAGAAATTTTTCAGATATAGATATACTGATTGTAGAGCCTTGTGAATCTATTGTAGAATTAATGAATAAAGATCATGATTTTATTAATATTTTAAAAAATAATAATATCAAGATAGTGCACTTTAACAAAAAAGAAATTTATAAAGAATTAAATGCTTTTTTTTCTGAGAGAGATATTAATGGAGTGGTAGTGCAAGTATATGCAAACTATTCATCTATTTTTAGAAAAGAAATTGATGAATTTTATGAAGTATATAAGTCATTATTACTAGATAAAAATGTGCAAAAAAATACTAGATTAGAATTTGGAAAAACATGGTTTAATTCTTTGATGTCAGGTTTAAAATTTTTTGCTACAGAACATTTTGTAAGTGATTATAAAGATAAATATAAAAATATACCAGCAATAATAGTTTCAGCGGGACCGTCATTATCAAAGAATATAAAAGAGTTACAAAAAGTTGATAGTAACTTTCTTATATTACCAGGAGGAAGAACTGTAAAACATCTTATGGATATAGGCGTAAAACCAAGCTTTTTAACAATAGTTGATCCAGGGGAAATATCTTATACTTTGGTGGAGGATGTAATTGAGAAAATTGATACTCCTTTAGTATGTTATGAAGGTACTAATAAGAAGGTGCTTGAAAAGCATAAAGGTGAAAAAATATTATTTACACAACAAGAAGAGTTGAATAGGGTATTAAATAAGGATATAGGAAATTTATCATCAGGAGGATCAGTAGCTCATATTTCTACAATGTTTGCTTTGAAAATGGGATGTAATCCAATAATATTTATAGGACAAGATTGTGCATATACAGGAGATAAACTTCATGCTGATGAGGTTTATCATAATGGTGAATATGTAGGTAAGATAAAAGTAGATATAGGAGATTCTTATGTACCTTCAGTAGATGGTGGATTAGTTAGAACTAGTATTGTTTTAGATGGATTCAGAAGATATATGGAGACAATTGTATATGAAAATAAAGATATAGTATTTATTAATGCTACAGAAGGTGGGGCAAGAATTGAAGGAACTATAGAGATGCCATTAAAAGATGTTTTATGTAAGTATGGAAAAAATAAGATAAATAATAATATAGAGCTTGAAGATGTAGATGTAAAAGAACGAAAGGATAAGATAAAAAAGTTCTTAAGAGAATATATAAGTAATTTTAATATTATTATAGATAATTGCAATAAAGGTATAGTTTTATTAGAGGAATTCTATAATAATGTGAAGCTAGGGAAAAAAATAGACAAGGATATAAAAAAGTTAAATTTAATTGATAAAGTTTTAGAAGAAACTTGTTCTAAAGTAGAATTTATAAATGATGTTATATATCCAATAACATATCAATTAGCTAATAACGAAGATTATATTATTAACTCTAATGAAGAAGAAACTATAAGGGTTGAGAAGTATTATAACAGAAACAGCTTTTTATATACAGAACTTAGGAAAATAATAAAAGAAAGTATTAAGGTTGTAGAAAAGGCATTAAAGGAATTAGAAGGAGATAAATAA
- a CDS encoding flagellin, producing MIINHNLNAMNANRQMGINNTNQGKSIEKLSSGLRINRAGDDAAGLSISEKMRGQIRGLQQSSRNAQDGISLIQTAEGALNETHSILQRMRELSVQSANDTNIGEDRELIDKEFQQLKEEINRIASQTQFNKQSLLSEDADGTDVDFQVGANANETITVQLKRMDAEGLSLDGADITDKTNASDAITALDAAINTVSTQRSAFGAVQNRLESAINSTDNTAENLQAAESRIRDVDMAKEMMNFSKTNILSQAAQSMLAQANSAPQGVLSLLQ from the coding sequence ATGATTATTAATCACAATTTAAATGCGATGAACGCAAACAGACAAATGGGAATCAACAACACAAATCAAGGAAAGTCAATTGAAAAATTAAGCTCAGGTTTAAGAATAAACAGAGCTGGAGATGATGCAGCAGGACTTTCAATCTCAGAAAAAATGAGAGGACAAATCAGAGGTTTACAACAAAGTTCAAGAAATGCACAAGATGGTATTTCATTAATCCAAACAGCAGAAGGAGCATTAAATGAAACTCACTCAATTCTTCAAAGAATGAGAGAATTATCAGTACAATCAGCAAATGATACTAATATAGGTGAAGATAGAGAACTTATAGATAAAGAATTCCAACAATTAAAAGAAGAGATTAACAGAATAGCAAGTCAAACTCAATTTAACAAACAATCTTTATTATCAGAAGATGCAGATGGTACTGATGTAGATTTCCAAGTAGGAGCTAATGCAAACGAAACTATTACTGTACAACTAAAGAGAATGGATGCTGAGGGATTAAGCTTAGATGGGGCTGATATTACTGATAAAACTAATGCTAGTGATGCTATAACAGCTTTAGATGCAGCAATCAACACTGTATCAACACAAAGATCAGCATTTGGTGCAGTACAAAACAGATTAGAGTCAGCGATAAACTCTACAGATAATACTGCAGAAAACTTACAAGCAGCAGAATCAAGAATAAGAGACGTAGATATGGCTAAAGAAATGATGAATTTCTCTAAGACTAACATCTTATCTCAAGCAGCACAATCAATGCTTGCACAAGCTAATTCTGCACCACAAGGTGTATTAAGTTTATTACAATAA
- a CDS encoding HAD family hydrolase, with product MIKAIIFDMDDTLYKEYDFVFGGFKAVSLYLSEKYKLSENDVYKKILDIFYREGRGKIFNRIIDIYNLKEDINNLIDKYRFYKPKIELYDDAEEVLNWCKENNIKTGIITDGMSAVQWSKIKALKLEEKVDKIIVTDDFGREFWKPHTRAYKEMIKYFGIDGEEAIYVGDNPNKDFIGAKKLHYNTVRIIREEGDHMNTKSSEDHGVDKMIKSLRALTKEKETSDEKIYYGVDRK from the coding sequence ATGATAAAAGCAATAATTTTTGATATGGATGATACTTTATATAAGGAGTACGATTTTGTATTTGGCGGTTTTAAAGCCGTATCGTTGTATCTTTCGGAAAAGTATAAGTTAAGTGAGAATGATGTATATAAAAAGATTTTAGATATATTTTACAGAGAAGGTAGAGGTAAAATATTCAATAGAATTATAGATATATATAATTTGAAAGAAGATATAAATAATTTGATAGATAAATATAGATTTTACAAGCCTAAAATAGAACTATATGACGATGCTGAAGAAGTTCTTAACTGGTGTAAAGAAAATAATATAAAAACTGGAATTATAACAGATGGAATGAGTGCTGTTCAATGGAGTAAAATAAAGGCTCTTAAGTTGGAAGAGAAAGTAGATAAGATAATTGTAACAGACGATTTTGGAAGAGAGTTTTGGAAACCACATACAAGAGCTTACAAAGAGATGATTAAGTATTTTGGAATTGATGGAGAAGAAGCTATATATGTAGGAGATAATCCTAATAAAGATTTTATTGGGGCAAAAAAACTTCATTACAATACAGTAAGAATAATCAGAGAAGAAGGAGATCATATGAATACTAAGTCAAGTGAAGATCATGGGGTAGATAAAATGATAAAATCTCTTAGAGCATTAACAAAAGAAAAGGAGACTAGTGATGAGAAAATTTATTATGGAGTGGATAGAAAGTAA
- a CDS encoding SDR family NAD(P)-dependent oxidoreductase — MNYFKDKAILIIGGTGTIGKKLVEELIKCKPKVIRIFSRDEYKQFKMQHSEIVNVYGNFRFLIGDVRDYERVERAMNGIDIVFNLAAMKHVGSCEYNPTEAIKTNVDGMNNVIKAAIKHNIEAVVFTSSDKAINPTNTYGATKMLAEKLVQSANYSKGDVKTKFLAVRFGNVMGSRGSVIPLFKKQIINENRVTVTDPNMSRFMMTSIEAVKLMMNACEIGKGGELFVLKMPVINLGDLVDVVIEETCRKSNKQEEDISREIIGIKPGERLYEELMTEEESHYGRDLGDMYVVFPTTYGKEYFNEIYKEYEKCSIGCYSSNDIEPIKKEEVRKLIKNLL, encoded by the coding sequence ATGAACTACTTTAAGGATAAAGCAATTCTTATTATAGGTGGTACAGGAACTATAGGAAAAAAACTTGTTGAAGAACTTATAAAATGCAAGCCGAAGGTTATAAGAATATTTAGTAGAGATGAATATAAACAGTTTAAGATGCAACATTCTGAGATAGTAAATGTGTATGGAAACTTTAGATTCTTAATAGGTGATGTAAGGGATTATGAAAGAGTAGAAAGAGCTATGAATGGAATAGATATAGTATTTAATTTAGCTGCAATGAAACATGTAGGCTCTTGTGAATATAATCCTACAGAAGCAATTAAAACAAATGTAGATGGTATGAATAATGTTATAAAAGCAGCAATAAAACATAATATTGAGGCTGTTGTTTTTACTTCATCGGATAAAGCTATTAATCCCACAAATACATATGGAGCTACAAAAATGCTAGCAGAAAAATTAGTACAATCAGCTAATTATTCTAAAGGAGATGTAAAAACTAAATTTTTAGCAGTGAGATTTGGAAATGTTATGGGATCTCGTGGCTCAGTAATTCCTTTATTTAAGAAACAGATTATTAATGAAAATAGAGTAACGGTAACAGATCCTAATATGAGTAGATTTATGATGACATCGATAGAAGCAGTAAAACTTATGATGAATGCTTGTGAAATAGGAAAAGGTGGTGAACTTTTTGTATTAAAGATGCCTGTAATAAATTTAGGAGATTTAGTTGATGTAGTAATAGAGGAAACTTGTAGAAAGAGTAATAAACAGGAAGAAGATATATCAAGAGAGATTATTGGAATAAAACCAGGAGAAAGACTTTATGAAGAGCTTATGACAGAGGAAGAATCTCATTATGGAAGAGATTTAGGAGATATGTATGTAGTATTTCCTACAACTTATGGTAAGGAATATTTTAATGAGATTTATAAAGAATATGAAAAGTGTAGTATAGGGTGCTATTCTTCAAATGATATTGAACCGATAAAGAAGGAAGAAGTAAGAAAGTTAATAAAAAATTTATTGTAA
- a CDS encoding FkbM family methyltransferase — translation MRKFIMEWIESKEINQMGKYGIFGASTFGLKVLDFLTKNIGISKDNVVFIDNDINKQGKFLSGIEIKNINDLAIEIDRKIIIASQYYNEIEKQLLNLGVSNYFIMRYEMLEYWNNVDKIEELINMVEDEKSIKSIENIIKYRITKDKEYLKEIYEEVHYFPNEIIKLSKNEVMIDGGAYTGDTLKEFIKHTNGNFKKIYSFEPGERTFEELQNTKDNLNDDRIEIFKLGLYSDSERLLFDDTLGAGSTISSCGNSYIDVVSLDKFVEDENVSFIKMDIEGSELEALKGAKSIINKNRPKLAICIYHKINDLWNIPLYIRRLELNYKIYIRHHNDENEWETVCYAVPRY, via the coding sequence ATGAGAAAATTTATTATGGAGTGGATAGAAAGTAAGGAAATAAATCAAATGGGAAAATACGGAATCTTTGGAGCAAGTACATTTGGTTTAAAGGTGCTAGACTTTCTTACTAAGAATATAGGTATATCGAAAGATAATGTTGTATTTATTGATAATGATATAAACAAGCAAGGAAAATTTTTAAGCGGAATAGAAATTAAAAATATTAATGATTTAGCAATCGAAATTGATAGAAAAATTATAATTGCATCTCAATATTATAACGAGATAGAAAAACAATTGTTAAATTTAGGTGTTAGTAATTATTTTATAATGCGTTACGAGATGCTAGAATATTGGAATAATGTAGATAAAATAGAAGAATTAATAAATATGGTAGAAGATGAGAAATCAATAAAAAGTATTGAAAATATCATAAAATATAGAATAACTAAAGATAAAGAATATCTTAAAGAAATATATGAAGAGGTTCATTACTTTCCTAATGAGATAATTAAATTAAGTAAAAATGAAGTTATGATTGATGGGGGGGCTTACACGGGAGATACTTTAAAGGAATTTATAAAACATACTAATGGAAATTTTAAAAAGATATATAGTTTTGAGCCAGGAGAAAGAACATTTGAGGAACTACAGAATACGAAAGATAATTTAAATGATGATAGAATTGAAATATTTAAGTTAGGATTATATAGTGACAGCGAAAGATTATTGTTTGATGATACATTAGGTGCTGGATCTACAATTTCGAGTTGTGGAAATAGTTACATAGATGTTGTGAGTTTAGATAAATTTGTTGAAGATGAAAATGTATCCTTTATAAAGATGGATATTGAGGGTTCGGAACTAGAAGCATTAAAAGGTGCAAAATCAATTATTAACAAAAATAGACCTAAACTTGCAATATGTATATATCATAAAATTAATGATTTGTGGAATATACCACTATATATTAGAAGATTAGAGTTAAATTATAAAATATATATTAGACATCATAATGATGAAAATGAATGGGAAACTGTATGCTATGCAGTGCCAAGATACTAA
- a CDS encoding ATP-grasp domain-containing protein, with amino-acid sequence MKILLTAIGRRVELIEHLKKYLYVIGVDINNNVAAKEFVDKFYIVPKFDSNNYLSSLLEICKKEKVQGIIPLFEKEFDILNKNREILRENNVELILSNEKTIRTFNDKENTDKFFLDNNIKTPQKYTEGDLEDESIYPIIIKPRDGMGSRGVFKANNKEEGKFFYKYVENPIAQKFINGEEYTVDLFCDIDGDAITVIPRKRIEVRSGEVSKTSTVKDMDIIKEVIAITKKIRFFGPITIQCIKDDDGNIFFIEINPRFGGGVTASIYSGIDYSFMIKSILKKEKLEPIIGNFDEKLVIRYDRSVIK; translated from the coding sequence ATGAAAATTTTACTTACTGCTATTGGAAGAAGAGTAGAGCTTATAGAGCATTTAAAGAAATATTTATATGTAATAGGCGTTGATATAAATAATAATGTAGCGGCGAAGGAATTTGTAGATAAATTTTATATAGTACCCAAATTTGACAGTAATAATTACTTAAGTTCTTTGTTGGAAATTTGCAAAAAAGAAAAGGTGCAAGGAATAATACCTTTATTTGAGAAAGAATTTGATATTTTGAATAAGAATAGAGAGATTCTAAGAGAGAATAATGTGGAACTCATTTTAAGTAATGAGAAGACGATAAGAACATTTAATGATAAGGAAAATACGGACAAGTTCTTTTTAGATAATAATATAAAGACTCCTCAGAAGTATACAGAAGGTGATTTAGAAGATGAATCTATTTATCCTATTATTATAAAGCCAAGGGATGGTATGGGAAGTAGGGGTGTTTTTAAAGCCAATAATAAGGAAGAAGGTAAGTTTTTCTATAAATATGTTGAGAATCCTATAGCTCAAAAGTTTATTAACGGAGAGGAATATACAGTAGATTTATTTTGCGATATAGATGGAGACGCAATTACAGTTATACCAAGAAAAAGAATAGAGGTAAGAAGTGGTGAAGTTTCTAAAACATCAACAGTAAAGGATATGGATATTATTAAAGAAGTAATTGCTATAACTAAGAAAATAAGATTTTTCGGACCTATAACTATACAATGCATAAAAGACGATGATGGAAATATATTCTTCATTGAAATAAACCCAAGATTTGGTGGTGGTGTTACAGCAAGCATTTATTCAGGAATTGATTATAGCTTTATGATAAAAAGTATCTTAAAAAAAGAAAAGTTGGAACCAATAATAGGGAATTTTGATGAAAAGTTAGTAATTAGATATGATAGGTCAGTGATAAAATGA
- a CDS encoding glycosyltransferase, which translates to MNIAIIVGENLLERSIMRSYRDAFIDLGHRVYVKSFAQGYTENDIISIIDFKPDFIIFYGNIGILKATKGYLFRYMKIPVVCLYYDNLFFGLNPDFEEEMKNYPEYYYSFIWDEKFLELYNDKGLPNGYKIMLALDKKNFYPMEKVYAKKSLSFVGSMPEDLSDFSTGNTICNNFIDDVIKLKINNIDVPVLEICDYLYKEIDEYKLVERIYKNQENDFWRGIYLNIHVKGGTEYRKYVSSIIEDVDFYIYGKCNIIKNNVHIKDPVKYGEELCKIYNSHCINLNLSTFQLETSVNNRPFDCFGSKNFLLSDYKKDMEIIFPDHYKEVTFKNFQELGEKGEYYLTHDKERKEIAEELYNIVINNHTYHHRSKYIIDCISNKISKRNK; encoded by the coding sequence ATGAATATAGCAATAATTGTAGGAGAAAATTTACTTGAAAGAAGTATCATGAGAAGTTATAGAGATGCATTTATAGATTTAGGACATAGAGTCTATGTAAAAAGTTTTGCACAAGGATATACTGAAAATGATATTATAAGCATTATAGATTTTAAGCCTGATTTTATTATTTTTTATGGAAATATAGGAATTTTGAAAGCTACAAAAGGGTATTTGTTTAGATATATGAAAATACCAGTAGTATGTTTATACTATGATAATTTGTTTTTTGGATTAAATCCAGATTTTGAAGAAGAAATGAAAAATTATCCTGAGTATTATTATTCTTTTATATGGGATGAAAAATTTTTGGAGTTATATAACGACAAAGGATTACCTAATGGATATAAAATAATGTTAGCTTTAGATAAGAAAAATTTTTATCCTATGGAAAAAGTATATGCTAAAAAATCATTGTCTTTTGTAGGATCTATGCCAGAAGATTTAAGTGATTTTTCTACAGGTAATACTATTTGTAATAACTTTATTGATGATGTAATTAAATTAAAGATAAATAATATTGATGTTCCAGTGTTAGAAATATGTGACTATTTATATAAAGAGATAGATGAATATAAATTAGTTGAAAGAATATATAAAAATCAAGAAAATGATTTTTGGAGAGGAATATACTTAAATATTCATGTTAAAGGCGGAACAGAGTATAGAAAATATGTTTCATCAATAATTGAAGATGTTGATTTTTATATTTATGGTAAGTGTAACATTATAAAAAATAATGTTCATATAAAAGATCCGGTTAAATATGGGGAAGAACTTTGTAAGATATATAATAGCCATTGTATAAATCTAAATTTATCCACATTTCAGTTGGAAACATCAGTAAATAATAGACCTTTTGATTGTTTTGGAAGTAAAAATTTCTTATTAAGTGATTATAAAAAAGATATGGAAATTATATTTCCTGATCATTATAAGGAAGTTACATTTAAAAATTTTCAAGAATTAGGAGAAAAGGGAGAATATTATTTAACTCATGATAAAGAAAGGAAAGAGATAGCAGAAGAGCTTTATAATATAGTTATTAATAATCATACATATCATCATAGAAGTAAATATATTATAGATTGTATAAGCAATAAAATTTCCAAAAGAAATAAATAG